ATATGCTAGTTTCATTTGGTTTTGGAGAATTATATGCCAGAGAAGCATTGGATTATAAACAACGAGAAACAATCACGCTGACAGCGTTGATAACACAGGGAGCTTTTGAGCAAATGGGTTTTCATCTTAATGCCGCGCTCAATGTGGGGATGAGTCCGAAAGAAATTGTTGAACTCGTTATTCATTGTGCCGGTTATGTTGGCTTTCCAAAAGCATGCAGTGCTATGGTACAAGTCATGAATGTATT
This window of the Paenibacillus sp. FSL R10-2734 genome carries:
- a CDS encoding carboxymuconolactone decarboxylase family protein, with the translated sequence MSRDSEHYNKGMEVLNEMVGAPGLLAIESLHKFYPDFADMLVSFGFGELYAREALDYKQRETITLTALITQGAFEQMGFHLNAALNVGMSPKEIVELVIHCAGYVGFPKACSAMVQVMNVFEQRGIKEI